Proteins encoded in a region of the Rutidosis leptorrhynchoides isolate AG116_Rl617_1_P2 chromosome 9, CSIRO_AGI_Rlap_v1, whole genome shotgun sequence genome:
- the LOC139867964 gene encoding bidirectional sugar transporter NEC1-like, protein MMNGNLLAHLTLALGLLGNFVSFMVFISPIPTFYKVYKRKSTEGFQYAPYVVSLFSAMLWIYYALLKTDTMLIITINSVGCIVQTLYISFFLFYASKKTRVESAKLIVSLIVVGFGVIVILTQFLASGLTRSIIVGWICLVFSICVFLAPLGVLRQVIRTKSVEFMPVLLSVALTINAVIWFLYGLLKRDINIALPNILGFIFGIVQLILYFVYKNKKPIMDKKMVNFDEKKCELEVQKITELKDQKVIDVANLSALVCSEILPVVATLNQSKHENDYVSIEIPAAYGCQPNHIVEVAS, encoded by the exons ATGATGAATGGGAACTTATTGGCTCATCTCACTCTTGCCCTTGGCCTTCttg GCAATTTTGTTTCATTTATGGTATTCATTTCTCCAAT ACCAACATTCTATAAAGTGTACAAGAGGAAATCAACAGAAGGGTTTCAGTATGCACCATATGTGGTTAGCTTGTTCAGTGCAATGCTTTGGATATATTACGCATTGCTCAAGACCGATACAATGCTTATTATAACCATAAACTCCGTTGGATGCATCGTTCAAACCTTATACATTAGCTTCTTTCTCTTTTATGCTTCAAAGAAGACTAGA GTTGAGAGCGCGAAGTTAATAGTGTCGTTGATAGTTGTTGGGTTCGGAGTGATTGTTATCCTCACTCAATTTCTTGCGAGTGGACTTACTCGCAGCATAATTGTTGGATGGATTTGCCTTGTGTTCTCTATATGTGTTTTTCTAGCACCTTTGGGAGTTTTG AGGCAAGTGATTAGAACAAAGAGTGTAGAGTTCATGCCAGTCCTATTATCAGTCGCACTCACCATCAATGCCGTTATCTGGTTCTTATATGGCCTTCTTAAGCGTGACATCAATATCGCG CTTCCAAACATACTTGGATTCATATTTGGTATAGTTCAACTAATCCTATACTTCGTATACAAGAATAAAAAGCCGATTATGGATAAGAAGATGGTCAATTTTGATGAGAAAAAATGTGAATTAGAGGTGCAAAAGATCACAGAACTAAAAGATCAGAAAGTCATTGATGTTGCAAATCTGAGTGCTTTAGTTTGTTCTGAAATTCTGCCGGTAGTTGCAACTTTAAATCAAAGCAAACATGAAAATGATTATGTGTCTATTGAAATTCCCGCGGCATATGGATGTCAACCTAATCATATCGTTGAAgtcgcgtcatga